A region from the Solibacillus sp. FSL H8-0523 genome encodes:
- the fabF gene encoding beta-ketoacyl-ACP synthase II, with protein sequence MEKRRVVVTGIGAVTPVGNSAEASWENVIAGKSGIGPMTRVDTSKFPVSVAAEVKDFQIEEYIEKKEARKMDRFTHYALAASMMAAKDADLTITEEMAPRVGVWIGSGIGGMETHEQQFLTFQERGVRRVSPFFVPMMIPDMASGQVSIYLGAKGVNSCSVTACASGTNSIGDAFKVIERGDADVMITGGAEAPIVTMAVAGFCANTALSLNPDVNSASRPFDKNRDGFVIGEGSGILILEEYEHAKRRGAKIYAEIVGYGATADAHHITAPAPNGEGAARAMQMALNDAGVLPEKVGYINAHGTSTPYNDLFETQAVKTVFGDHAYKLAMSSTKSMTGHLLGAAGGIEAIFSVLALKEGILPPTTNIQEQDPECDLDYVPNVARKADIDYALSNSLGFGGHNACLLFKKYNG encoded by the coding sequence ATGGAAAAACGTAGAGTCGTCGTAACAGGAATTGGGGCTGTTACTCCTGTAGGAAATAGCGCGGAAGCTTCATGGGAAAATGTGATTGCGGGTAAATCAGGTATTGGTCCAATGACACGTGTCGATACGAGTAAATTCCCCGTATCGGTTGCGGCAGAAGTGAAGGACTTTCAAATAGAAGAATATATCGAGAAAAAAGAAGCGCGTAAAATGGATCGCTTTACGCATTATGCGCTTGCAGCTTCGATGATGGCGGCAAAGGATGCGGATTTAACAATTACCGAAGAAATGGCACCGCGTGTTGGGGTGTGGATTGGTTCGGGTATTGGCGGGATGGAAACGCATGAACAGCAATTTTTAACGTTCCAAGAGCGCGGGGTACGTCGTGTGAGTCCGTTCTTTGTACCGATGATGATTCCGGATATGGCATCAGGTCAGGTGTCGATTTATTTAGGTGCAAAAGGCGTGAACTCATGCTCGGTAACGGCTTGTGCGTCAGGAACAAACTCGATTGGTGATGCGTTTAAAGTGATTGAGCGTGGTGATGCGGATGTCATGATTACGGGTGGGGCAGAGGCACCGATTGTGACGATGGCAGTAGCAGGCTTTTGTGCGAATACAGCACTTTCATTAAATCCAGATGTGAATAGTGCGTCACGTCCATTCGATAAAAATCGAGATGGTTTTGTAATTGGGGAAGGCTCAGGGATTTTAATTTTAGAAGAATACGAGCATGCAAAGCGTCGCGGGGCGAAAATTTATGCAGAAATCGTTGGCTACGGGGCAACAGCCGATGCACATCATATTACAGCGCCAGCACCAAACGGCGAAGGAGCGGCACGTGCGATGCAAATGGCGTTAAACGATGCAGGCGTGCTACCTGAAAAAGTAGGTTATATTAACGCACACGGTACAAGTACACCGTATAATGATTTATTTGAAACGCAGGCTGTGAAAACGGTATTTGGTGATCATGCTTATAAATTAGCGATGAGCTCAACGAAAAGCATGACCGGGCATTTACTTGGTGCAGCGGGTGGGATTGAAGCGATCTTTTCAGTGTTAGCATTAAAAGAAGGAATTCTACCACCAACAACGAATATACAAGAGCAAGATCCAGAATGCGATTTAGATTATGTACCGAATGTAGCGCGTAAAGCCGATATCGACTATGCACTAAGTAATTCGCTTGGCTTTGGTGGACATAACGCTTGTTTATTATTTAAAAAATATAACGGATAA
- a CDS encoding alpha-amylase family glycosyl hydrolase, whose translation MRLKKWLSALTAGVLLSTTLVFAGVANAEGQTSTMADESIYDLLVDRFFNGTGKNDDEQVNAKDPEMFAGGDFDGLIKKVDYIANMGYTIISIGSVFATEKYDGSMITSYEAIEPHFGTEEQLQNVVNTYQNRDMKIMVDFPVSNVSPNHEWASQAGFVASTNEQIQWDLSNSAVQDQLIESAAAFVSKYDVDGVRLTNIESADTAFLNRLIDALKATDSELYVITNSESDANFDAKFYADTAALLTNAFKNVDLDTGVLEAHIAEATSGTPVLSMTDTIWSDRFTRSSTAEGMYQPTRSKMSIASTLLLPGVPVVTYGSEIAMNGTAGPEAHQYYNFKTDSELADYIGNLQSLLNDSDTLRAGEFKWIENDNGYMAFERKSDTEHWVVIINNSSKTKRVNLPIAEIGEDKEIRGMFESEIIRANKDGNYTIILDREMVEVYQVIDERGINMSYIVALGLVVVIYTIFMVAVMKRGKKRRAEQAK comes from the coding sequence TTGAGACTGAAAAAGTGGTTAAGTGCCTTAACTGCGGGTGTGCTTCTTTCAACAACTTTGGTGTTTGCCGGTGTGGCAAATGCAGAGGGACAAACGAGCACAATGGCAGATGAAAGTATATACGATTTATTAGTAGACCGTTTCTTTAATGGGACAGGTAAAAATGATGATGAACAGGTCAATGCAAAAGACCCCGAGATGTTTGCAGGTGGGGATTTTGATGGGTTAATAAAAAAAGTAGATTATATCGCGAACATGGGCTATACGATTATTTCGATTGGCTCGGTATTTGCAACGGAAAAATATGATGGCTCAATGATTACGAGCTACGAGGCAATTGAACCGCACTTTGGTACGGAAGAACAGCTTCAAAATGTAGTGAATACATATCAAAATCGAGACATGAAAATCATGGTCGATTTCCCGGTATCTAATGTCAGCCCGAACCATGAATGGGCATCGCAGGCGGGCTTTGTGGCAAGCACAAATGAACAAATTCAGTGGGATTTATCAAATTCAGCCGTGCAAGATCAGTTAATTGAAAGCGCGGCAGCCTTCGTATCAAAATACGATGTTGACGGTGTACGTTTAACAAATATCGAAAGTGCGGATACGGCGTTTTTAAACCGTCTAATTGATGCGTTAAAAGCGACTGATAGCGAGCTCTATGTGATTACAAATAGTGAAAGTGATGCTAACTTTGATGCGAAATTTTATGCAGACACAGCAGCACTGTTAACGAATGCCTTTAAAAATGTTGATTTAGATACGGGTGTGTTAGAAGCGCATATCGCCGAAGCCACTTCAGGTACACCAGTGCTTTCGATGACGGATACAATTTGGTCGGACCGTTTCACACGATCTTCAACAGCAGAGGGTATGTACCAGCCGACACGTAGTAAAATGTCGATTGCGAGTACTTTATTATTACCAGGTGTGCCGGTTGTGACGTATGGTTCGGAAATTGCGATGAACGGTACAGCGGGTCCTGAAGCACATCAATATTACAACTTTAAAACCGATTCGGAATTAGCCGATTATATCGGAAACTTACAATCGTTATTAAATGACTCGGACACATTACGTGCTGGGGAATTTAAGTGGATTGAAAACGACAATGGCTACATGGCATTTGAGCGTAAATCAGATACAGAGCATTGGGTTGTCATTATTAATAATAGTAGTAAAACAAAACGTGTGAACTTACCAATCGCAGAAATCGGTGAGGATAAAGAAATTCGCGGTATGTTTGAGAGCGAAATTATTCGTGCCAATAAAGACGGTAACTATACAATCATTTTAGATCGTGAAATGGTAGAAGTGTATCAAGTGATTGATGAGCGTGGCATTAATATGTCATACATCGTGGCCCTTGGTCTAGTCGTTGTCATTTATACGATTTTCATGGTGGCAGTGATGAAGCGCGGAAAAAAACGTCGCGCGGAGCAAGCTAAATAA
- a CDS encoding metal-sulfur cluster assembly factor has product MDQDMKDSMLAALETVIDPELGIDIVNLGLVYDVDLTDEGLGIVTMTLTSMGCPLGPVIVDQVNTALTELPEVKEVKVDIVWQPAWSKDNMSRYAKMALGVR; this is encoded by the coding sequence ATCGATCAAGATATGAAAGACAGCATGTTAGCTGCGTTAGAAACTGTAATTGATCCTGAGTTAGGTATTGATATCGTAAACTTAGGTTTAGTATATGATGTTGATTTAACAGATGAGGGGTTAGGCATTGTTACAATGACACTAACTTCAATGGGCTGTCCATTAGGTCCGGTAATTGTAGACCAAGTGAACACAGCATTAACTGAACTTCCAGAAGTGAAGGAAGTAAAGGTTGATATCGTATGGCAACCAGCATGGTCTAAAGACAATATGTCTCGTTATGCTAAAATGGCATTAGGTGTCCGTTAA
- the mecA gene encoding adaptor protein MecA, whose translation MDIERINDNTLKLFITYSDIEDRGYTREEIWYNRAKGEELFWDVIGEVNTDDYFDLDGPIWIHINASESGLEVVVTRAAVNNDSETSSMIGSFEDDLHIADQLNEMEESIFNAIGGKASKEEEVLENARFRFKDIDELLPLAERAAQIDVPSALYKWDDYYYLFVDLQHLEQAEARNVIALCSEYLAASKMTVHRLEEYAEKIIPEDCFETIISYF comes from the coding sequence ATGGACATCGAACGCATTAATGATAATACGTTAAAATTATTTATTACGTATAGTGATATCGAGGATCGCGGATATACGCGTGAAGAGATTTGGTACAATCGCGCAAAAGGGGAAGAACTTTTTTGGGATGTCATTGGCGAAGTTAATACAGATGATTACTTCGATTTAGATGGTCCAATTTGGATTCATATTAATGCATCAGAAAGTGGTTTGGAAGTGGTTGTCACACGTGCAGCGGTCAACAATGACTCTGAAACTTCATCGATGATTGGTTCGTTTGAGGATGACCTTCATATAGCAGATCAGTTAAATGAAATGGAAGAATCGATTTTCAACGCAATTGGTGGTAAGGCAAGCAAAGAAGAAGAAGTGCTTGAAAATGCACGCTTCCGCTTTAAAGATATCGATGAATTATTACCACTGGCCGAGCGCGCAGCTCAGATTGATGTACCATCAGCGCTTTATAAATGGGATGACTACTATTATTTATTTGTCGATTTACAGCATTTAGAGCAAGCTGAGGCACGTAATGTCATTGCCTTATGTAGTGAATATTTAGCAGCTTCAAAAATGACCGTTCACCGTTTAGAGGAATACGCGGAAAAAATCATTCCAGAAGACTGTTTCGAAACGATTATAAGTTATTTCTAA
- a CDS encoding YjzD family protein — translation MQYIITFFWSFLLVTMLNYVVSSVLGVNFDFMNGLIVSLVFSVLVIIIAAVIPNESTPEVEAEHH, via the coding sequence ATGCAATATATTATTACGTTCTTTTGGTCATTCCTATTAGTAACAATGTTAAACTACGTAGTAAGCTCAGTTTTAGGCGTAAACTTCGACTTTATGAATGGCTTAATCGTTTCTTTAGTATTCAGCGTATTAGTAATTATTATCGCTGCAGTAATTCCAAACGAATCTACTCCAGAAGTAGAAGCAGAACACCACTAA
- the trpS gene encoding tryptophan--tRNA ligase, with protein MTTIFSGVQPTGTITLGNYIGAIKQFPELQEQGDAIYCIVDQHAITVPQDRLELRKNIRSLAAMYIACGIDPKKSTLFIQSEVPAHAQAGWMLQCVASIGELERMTQFKDKSDGKESVSAALLTYPPLMAADIILYNTDIVPVGDDQKQHIELTRDLAERFNKRYNDVLTIPDIHTPKEGARIKSLQEPTKKMSKSDTNTKATIRLLDTPKEIEKKIKSAVTDSEGIVKFDVENKPGVSNLLTIESALSGASIAALEAKYEGKGYGDFKAGVAQAVVEHLTPIQERYYALIDSPELDDILDEGAEKANAIASKTLKKMENAMGLGRKRR; from the coding sequence ATGACAACTATTTTTTCTGGCGTACAGCCAACAGGTACCATTACATTAGGGAACTATATCGGCGCGATTAAGCAATTCCCAGAACTACAAGAACAAGGCGATGCGATTTACTGTATCGTTGACCAGCACGCGATTACGGTGCCACAAGACCGTTTAGAGCTACGCAAAAACATCCGCTCATTAGCTGCCATGTATATCGCATGTGGTATTGATCCGAAAAAATCAACATTATTCATCCAATCGGAAGTACCAGCTCACGCGCAGGCAGGATGGATGTTACAATGTGTTGCGTCAATCGGAGAATTAGAGCGCATGACACAATTCAAAGATAAATCAGACGGCAAAGAGTCTGTTTCAGCAGCACTATTAACGTACCCACCATTAATGGCGGCGGATATTATTTTATACAACACCGATATCGTGCCAGTTGGCGATGACCAAAAGCAACATATCGAATTAACACGCGATTTAGCAGAGCGTTTCAACAAGCGCTACAATGATGTGTTAACGATTCCAGACATTCACACACCAAAAGAAGGCGCGCGTATTAAATCATTACAAGAACCTACAAAAAAAATGTCAAAATCAGATACAAACACAAAAGCGACAATCCGCTTACTCGATACACCGAAAGAAATCGAAAAGAAAATCAAATCAGCTGTAACCGATTCTGAAGGCATCGTGAAATTTGACGTAGAAAACAAACCAGGCGTTTCGAACTTATTAACAATCGAATCTGCTTTATCAGGCGCTTCTATTGCAGCATTAGAAGCGAAGTATGAAGGGAAAGGCTATGGCGACTTTAAAGCAGGCGTTGCACAAGCCGTTGTCGAGCACTTAACACCCATTCAAGAGCGCTACTACGCATTAATCGATTCTCCAGAATTAGACGATATTTTAGATGAAGGTGCCGAAAAAGCAAACGCCATCGCGTCGAAAACACTTAAGAAAATGGAGAACGCGATGGGCTTAGGCCGTAAACGACGCTAA
- a CDS encoding beta-ketoacyl-ACP synthase III — MNAGIIGISKYIPPKRVSNADYEKVFETSDEWIRTRTGIENRHIAETEETSDLAYNAAKQAIENAGITPQQIGMILVATVTQDQNFPSVACQIQERLGITGCAAMDISAACSGFIYATTIAKQFIESNSYDYILVVGVEKLSKIVDWTDRNTAVLFGDGASAAVIGKVSEGRGILSFELGADGTGGKHLYLNSQNHIFMNGREVFKFAVRQMGESAVNVLEKAGLTKDDCDYLVPHQANIRIMEAARERLGLPEEKMSKTIHKYGNTSAASIGISIVDDLQEGKIKDDDIVVLVGFGGGLTWGALAIKWGK, encoded by the coding sequence TTGAACGCAGGAATTATCGGGATAAGTAAGTACATTCCACCAAAACGTGTGAGTAATGCAGATTATGAAAAGGTTTTTGAAACATCGGATGAATGGATTCGTACACGAACAGGCATTGAAAATCGCCATATTGCAGAGACGGAAGAAACATCTGACTTAGCCTATAATGCAGCTAAACAGGCTATTGAAAATGCTGGAATTACGCCACAACAGATTGGCATGATTCTCGTTGCTACCGTAACACAGGATCAGAACTTTCCGAGTGTAGCATGCCAAATTCAAGAGCGTTTAGGCATAACAGGCTGTGCAGCGATGGATATTTCAGCGGCGTGCTCGGGTTTTATTTATGCAACGACGATTGCCAAACAGTTTATTGAGAGTAATAGCTATGATTATATATTAGTAGTAGGTGTTGAAAAGTTATCGAAAATTGTTGATTGGACTGATCGCAATACGGCGGTGTTGTTCGGAGACGGAGCAAGTGCGGCGGTTATTGGGAAGGTTTCAGAGGGGCGTGGCATTTTATCGTTTGAGCTCGGCGCGGACGGAACGGGTGGTAAGCATCTCTATCTAAACAGCCAAAATCATATTTTCATGAATGGCCGTGAAGTGTTTAAATTTGCGGTGCGTCAAATGGGTGAGTCTGCTGTGAATGTATTAGAAAAAGCGGGCTTAACAAAGGATGATTGCGATTATTTAGTGCCGCATCAGGCCAATATTCGCATTATGGAAGCGGCGCGTGAACGACTCGGTTTACCGGAAGAGAAAATGTCGAAAACCATTCATAAATATGGAAATACCTCTGCCGCATCGATTGGAATTTCGATTGTGGATGATTTACAAGAGGGGAAAATTAAAGATGATGATATCGTCGTACTAGTTGGATTTGGTGGCGGGTTAACTTGGGGTGCACTCGCAATCAAATGGGGGAAATAA
- a CDS encoding prolyl oligopeptidase family serine peptidase, translating to MIVQREVWNDIPLLHVYNEQMNEQSPVVIFLHGFLSAKEHNLHYAYQLVQRGVRVILPDTYLHGERSNEASEDKMNLHFWEIVLTSVKEVHTIYAQLKAKNYLASEKVGLAGTSMGGIVTSGCLAVYPWVQAAGICMGTTSYTKLVMHQVEEMKQREIDLPMSAEEQAGFITMLSKFNLEDHEQNWQGKPIIFWHGMRDTVVPYQMSRDFYDSLDDTHLEAITYLSEEKAGHAVSRNGVLQVTQFVAQHLA from the coding sequence ATGATTGTACAACGTGAAGTTTGGAACGATATTCCATTATTACATGTATATAATGAACAAATGAATGAACAGTCACCCGTTGTAATTTTTTTACACGGATTTTTAAGCGCGAAGGAGCATAACCTACATTATGCCTATCAGCTCGTTCAACGTGGTGTCCGTGTGATATTACCAGATACTTATTTACACGGGGAGCGTTCAAATGAAGCTTCTGAGGATAAGATGAACCTGCACTTTTGGGAAATTGTTTTAACATCAGTAAAAGAGGTACATACTATTTATGCGCAGCTCAAGGCAAAAAATTACTTGGCGAGTGAAAAAGTAGGCTTAGCTGGTACATCAATGGGTGGTATCGTGACATCGGGCTGTTTAGCTGTTTATCCGTGGGTACAAGCAGCAGGTATTTGTATGGGAACGACAAGCTATACAAAGTTAGTAATGCACCAAGTAGAGGAAATGAAGCAACGCGAAATCGATTTACCGATGTCAGCTGAAGAACAGGCAGGCTTCATAACGATGCTAAGTAAATTTAATCTGGAAGATCATGAACAGAATTGGCAAGGTAAGCCGATAATTTTCTGGCACGGGATGCGCGACACGGTTGTTCCGTATCAAATGAGCCGAGATTTTTATGATTCACTGGACGATACGCACCTTGAAGCGATTACTTATTTATCAGAAGAAAAGGCCGGTCATGCCGTTTCACGCAATGGCGTGTTGCAAGTGACACAATTTGTTGCACAACATTTGGCATAA
- the spxA gene encoding transcriptional regulator SpxA: MLVTLFTSPSCTSCRKAKAWLEEHDIPYTERNIFSEPLTISEIKEILRMTEDGTDEIISTRSKIFQKLNVDVETLPLQRLYELIQEYPGLLRRPIILDEKRLQVGYNEDEIRRFLPRKVRAYQLQEAQRMVN; encoded by the coding sequence ATGTTAGTAACATTATTTACTTCACCAAGTTGTACTTCATGTCGCAAAGCGAAAGCATGGTTAGAGGAGCATGACATTCCATATACTGAGCGCAATATTTTCTCAGAACCTTTAACAATTAGCGAAATTAAAGAAATTTTACGAATGACAGAAGATGGCACAGACGAGATCATCTCAACGCGTTCGAAAATCTTCCAAAAATTAAACGTTGATGTTGAAACATTACCATTACAACGTTTATACGAATTAATTCAAGAATATCCAGGTCTGTTACGTCGTCCAATCATTTTAGATGAAAAACGACTTCAAGTTGGTTATAACGAAGATGAAATTCGTCGATTCTTACCTCGTAAAGTAAGAGCGTATCAGTTACAGGAAGCACAACGCATGGTTAACTAA
- a CDS encoding Cof-type HAD-IIB family hydrolase — MKEHLIVLDLDGTLLTDEKVISQLTKDTLLKAKQAGHQVMIATGRPYRASQLYYNELGLTTPIVNFNGALVHNPKNPLWQTIHTTVDLHVVHDVVESVHKYEYDNLIAEVMDDVYIHREDDGALQMFHMGSPNILMGDLTHTLHQNPTSLLIHADDANTPIIRQHLQDVHAELIEHRRWGAPFPIIEIVRKGLSKAVGIDHIAKEMGIPRDRIIAFGDEDNDLEMIEYAGVGVAMNNGIAELKNIANEITLSNNEDGIARVLQERLKL; from the coding sequence ATGAAAGAACATTTAATCGTTTTAGACCTAGACGGCACACTATTAACCGACGAAAAAGTCATTTCTCAGTTAACGAAAGATACTCTTTTAAAAGCAAAACAAGCGGGCCATCAGGTGATGATCGCAACAGGGCGTCCATACCGTGCAAGCCAGCTCTATTATAACGAACTTGGTTTAACAACACCGATTGTCAATTTTAACGGTGCACTCGTTCACAATCCCAAAAATCCGCTGTGGCAGACGATACATACGACAGTCGATTTACATGTCGTACATGACGTTGTCGAATCGGTACACAAATATGAATACGATAATTTAATCGCCGAAGTAATGGATGACGTATACATCCATCGTGAAGATGACGGCGCGCTGCAAATGTTCCATATGGGTAGCCCGAACATTTTAATGGGTGATTTAACACATACGCTGCATCAAAACCCAACAAGCTTACTAATCCACGCAGATGACGCCAACACACCAATCATTCGTCAGCACCTGCAAGATGTCCATGCCGAACTGATCGAACATCGTCGCTGGGGCGCACCATTCCCGATTATCGAAATCGTTCGTAAAGGCTTAAGTAAAGCTGTGGGGATTGACCATATCGCCAAAGAAATGGGCATTCCACGTGACCGCATTATTGCCTTTGGTGACGAGGATAATGATTTAGAAATGATTGAATATGCCGGAGTCGGAGTTGCGATGAATAACGGCATTGCCGAGCTAAAAAATATTGCCAACGAAATTACGTTATCTAACAACGAAGACGGCATTGCACGCGTATTGCAAGAACGTTTGAAACTATAA
- a CDS encoding Crp/Fnr family transcriptional regulator: protein MSTIETVIIFPPVLTTLFQTKGTLVNVNKSAQLFQEGGLADQLYLVKNGTIQISKETESGKELAIRICGEQTLIGETTVFCCSTFHTTTAKALTPAKLYALSREAFECYLQNEPKTMTDYLKWLQIEHLKNQSRLRDLVLHGKKGALYSTLIRLANTYGKFQSPNEVLIKLAFTNTEIANLCATSREVVNRMLSDLRKQHILSIEKGYIMIHDISFLKREIECDHCPLSVCRID from the coding sequence GTGAGCACAATCGAAACCGTGATCATTTTCCCTCCAGTCCTTACAACACTTTTCCAAACAAAAGGCACATTAGTCAACGTAAATAAGAGCGCGCAGTTGTTTCAAGAAGGCGGTTTAGCAGACCAACTCTATCTGGTGAAAAATGGAACAATCCAAATTAGTAAAGAAACCGAAAGCGGTAAGGAACTAGCGATTCGAATTTGTGGCGAGCAGACATTAATCGGCGAAACGACCGTTTTTTGCTGTAGCACCTTTCATACAACGACTGCCAAAGCATTGACGCCAGCGAAACTTTACGCCTTATCACGCGAAGCCTTTGAATGCTATTTACAAAACGAACCCAAGACAATGACCGACTATTTAAAGTGGTTACAAATCGAGCATTTAAAAAATCAAAGCAGACTACGTGATTTAGTGCTGCACGGTAAAAAAGGAGCACTTTACTCCACACTGATTCGTTTAGCGAACACTTACGGCAAATTCCAATCACCAAATGAAGTGCTCATTAAACTCGCATTTACAAATACCGAAATCGCCAACCTTTGTGCTACAAGTCGCGAAGTCGTGAACCGGATGCTGAGCGATCTACGTAAACAACACATCCTTTCGATAGAAAAAGGCTACATAATGATTCATGACATATCGTTTTTAAAGCGTGAAATCGAATGCGATCATTGTCCCCTTAGTGTTTGCCGAATTGATTAA
- a CDS encoding AAA family ATPase encodes MQFNQTQDNRPPLEQFGRNLIEQVKNGKMDPVIGRDEEIRNVIRILSRKTKNNPVLIGEPGVGKTAIVEGLAQRIVRRDVPEGLKDAELYELDMSALIAGASYRGQFEERLKSVLKQVKEAEGRIILFIDEIHTIVGAGKSDGAMDAGNMLKPMLARGELHCIGATTLDEYRMYIEKDPALERRFQQVLVREPSIEDTVSILRGIKDRFEEHHRGVRIHDRAIIAAAQLADRYITDRFLPDKAIDLIDEACAMIRIEIDSMPQELDQSTRRLTQLKIEQQALKKEKDAASKKRLEILSGEIETVEATMKAMKEQWELEKNGLQIVRDKKDELKKLEAERDDLYLSGSNFARASELQYSKIPKLEEEVAKLEAQLKETEGNRMLREEVTEEEIAKIISRWTGIPVTKLVEGEREKLLRLKDTLHERVVGQDDAVTYVTEAVWRARSGIKDPNKPIGSFLFLGPTGVGKTELAKALAAQLFDSEEHFIRIDMSEYMEKHSVSRLVGAPPGYIGYEEGGQLTEAVRRNPYSVVLLDEIEKAHPDVANILLQVLDDGRITDSQGRMVNFTNTVVILTSNIGSQYLLEQTPESEELVQMALRQHFKPELLNRMDDIIMFHALSNEHFHAIAWKYVHQLQARVAEQEITLHVDDAVVDWVVKHGIDPQFGARPLKRFVQRHLETIVARELLKGEIVAGGTLEISLDNDGLVIRKG; translated from the coding sequence ATGCAATTTAATCAAACACAGGATAATCGTCCGCCATTAGAACAATTTGGGCGAAATTTAATTGAACAAGTAAAGAACGGCAAAATGGATCCAGTTATTGGCCGTGACGAAGAAATTCGCAATGTGATTCGTATTTTATCGCGTAAAACGAAAAATAATCCGGTGTTAATCGGTGAGCCAGGTGTAGGTAAAACCGCAATCGTTGAAGGCCTTGCACAGCGTATTGTGCGCCGTGATGTACCAGAAGGTTTAAAGGATGCTGAGCTTTATGAATTAGATATGAGCGCATTAATCGCAGGGGCTTCGTATCGTGGTCAATTCGAGGAGCGTTTAAAGTCGGTATTAAAGCAAGTGAAAGAAGCAGAAGGGCGCATTATTTTATTCATCGATGAAATTCATACGATTGTTGGTGCTGGGAAATCAGACGGCGCAATGGATGCAGGAAATATGCTCAAGCCAATGCTTGCGCGTGGTGAGCTGCATTGTATCGGTGCCACAACATTAGACGAGTACCGCATGTATATCGAAAAGGATCCAGCGTTAGAGCGTCGTTTCCAACAAGTATTAGTGCGCGAACCGTCGATTGAAGATACGGTATCGATTTTACGTGGCATTAAAGATCGCTTCGAGGAGCATCACCGCGGTGTACGTATTCACGACCGCGCGATCATTGCAGCAGCACAGCTAGCCGACCGTTATATAACAGATCGTTTCTTACCAGACAAAGCGATTGATTTAATCGACGAGGCATGTGCGATGATTCGCATAGAAATTGATTCGATGCCACAAGAGCTTGACCAATCGACACGTCGTTTAACCCAGTTAAAAATTGAGCAGCAGGCACTGAAAAAAGAAAAGGACGCGGCAAGTAAAAAACGTCTTGAAATTTTATCGGGCGAAATCGAAACGGTAGAAGCAACGATGAAAGCAATGAAAGAACAATGGGAGCTCGAGAAAAACGGCTTACAAATTGTGCGTGACAAAAAAGATGAACTGAAAAAATTAGAAGCCGAGCGCGATGATCTGTATTTATCAGGTAGCAACTTTGCACGCGCTTCGGAGCTGCAATATAGTAAAATTCCAAAGCTTGAAGAAGAAGTAGCCAAACTGGAGGCACAGCTAAAAGAAACAGAAGGCAATCGTATGCTACGAGAAGAAGTTACGGAAGAGGAAATTGCCAAAATCATTTCGCGCTGGACAGGTATTCCAGTAACAAAATTAGTCGAGGGCGAGCGTGAAAAATTACTGCGCTTAAAAGATACATTGCATGAGCGTGTTGTTGGGCAAGATGACGCGGTAACGTATGTAACAGAAGCAGTATGGCGCGCGCGTTCAGGCATTAAAGATCCGAACAAACCAATCGGCAGCTTCTTGTTCTTAGGGCCAACAGGTGTTGGTAAAACTGAGTTAGCAAAAGCATTAGCCGCGCAGCTATTTGATTCAGAAGAGCATTTCATTCGTATTGATATGAGTGAATACATGGAGAAGCATTCGGTATCGCGCTTAGTTGGAGCACCTCCGGGGTATATCGGCTATGAAGAGGGCGGTCAGCTAACAGAAGCAGTTCGTCGTAATCCGTATTCGGTTGTGCTGTTAGATGAAATTGAAAAAGCGCATCCAGATGTCGCGAATATTTTACTGCAAGTGTTGGATGATGGCCGCATTACCGATAGTCAAGGACGTATGGTCAACTTTACGAATACGGTAGTTATTTTAACGTCGAATATTGGTTCACAGTATTTATTAGAGCAAACACCAGAGTCTGAAGAGCTTGTACAAATGGCATTACGTCAGCACTTCAAGCCAGAACTACTTAACCGTATGGATGATATTATCATGTTCCACGCATTATCAAATGAACACTTCCATGCGATTGCTTGGAAATATGTTCATCAGCTACAAGCTCGTGTGGCTGAGCAAGAGATTACGTTACATGTGGATGACGCAGTAGTAGACTGGGTTGTGAAGCACGGAATTGATCCACAATTTGGGGCACGTCCATTAAAACGCTTCGTACAGCGTCATTTAGAAACGATTGTTGCGCGAGAACTATTAAAAGGCGAAATTGTTGCAGGTGGTACGCTTGAGATTTCGTTAGACAATGATGGATTAGTGATTCGAAAAGGATAA